A window of Pyrus communis chromosome 3, drPyrComm1.1, whole genome shotgun sequence genomic DNA:
aatttatgttagtctattagcctttttttttttttttttggttataagatattaaatatattttttggagttggaaaatgcataatattagaagattttaattgatttttaatatttttagaaaatataaaatgagtataaaaaaaataaaaacatataattaaatAACTGGACTCACTCCAAAAAACACTTTATGTTTTTGGACTTGGATCTAAAAACCCCTAAATTTTATGTGGGGTGTATCCAACAATATGTGGGTGCAAATCAAAACTGTATATTCAACAGAGGAAAGTTTTCATATCAGTAAATATTTTTGTGTGGgtaatttcttttaaaattttatagtGCCTAAATAGTCATTTCACATTAAGATACATGAGtcatttaataataaatttttatgtgGGATGTATTCAAGAATATACGAggtgctaataaaaaaactcaaaaataattCCTTCTTTCCATTATCATTGCTAAGACAGTAAAACCCACCCATTGAAATAAAATCCTCATTCACAAAATGAATTGTTTCATGCAATTACAAATTACAAAATCGATTGCAGCAAGTTTTTGTTATTCGACGGTAATAAAATTCATGTTATTCAAAGATAATAAAATTCTTTGTTTCGTTTAACACCTAAATCTGTGAGGATTCCAGTTGACGGTTACCAATTTTTGGTTAGTTATCcaaatttatcaatttttgtGTACTTAAATAGGATCGTTCACAAGGCGATGCCTCTACATTTAACATTGAGGCTGCACCTTGGATGTGGATAGTGTGGGTGTAGGATTTGGATTGTGTGGTGTGTATGTAGAAAATGTGGGGTATATATAAGGAGTATAGTGTTTGACAGTATAATGGGAAAGTACGTGAAGGTCCGTCAAGATCAAATTTAATTGGAAAAGCAAATGTGAGATGCTTTAAGTCTGTGAGATATATTCAATAATGAGACATGAATAAAACTACCCAACTTTAAATCTTCTTTTGGTAATTGAAAATGTATATTAAGCAAACGATATTAAGGACTCAGAGAAAAtactagaaaaataaaatacaggATCAATACAAATTTACACATGCAGAGAGAAGTGACAATAGGCAAGGCAAGAAGCAGAAAAATCACACTAAAAATTCTCACAACAAAGTTGTAGGAAGAGAGGAAATTGAGAGATAGGTAGGAATGGAAATAAATGGAAGAGAGATGCACATCAGAGTAATTCTACTGGTAGTGGTGGTTTAGTGTCGGAAATAGTGTCAAATGGTGAATTATTTCATTGACAAAGAAAAGTTAATACGACTATTTAGGATGCTCCATAATATATGATATTTAggggttataattattatattttgatatttgtATATTTAAATAAAGATTTAATAGTTAAAACATTTAGAGTATTTCATACTCCTTAAAATTTCCATATAAAAAACAAATGGTAATggtcccaaaaataaaaaccagaGAAGCTATAGATGAGAAATGGTTAAACAATTAGTAATACTTACTCGCACTTTTTTCATATGAAACATGGTGTAATCGACATATTAGGTATTGTCACACCATAAAGTTAAAATACGATGCTGAGGCGGGGATCAATTTGAGCCACACCAGTGTAATGTTTCCGTGCAAGTGAATCTCCTTCAAAGAAGCAATAAGGAAATCCCTGTATATATGTACTAGTACTACCATTACAAAGTGAAAGGACAAGGATTTTCCACAATAAAAGTGGAAGACTGACCATGACAAGTTTCCAGGAAGCTTCCTTGTTGGGGCGCGTTATCTTTCTTTACCTCCTCTTATTCGCAAAGTCATTGGATGCAAGACTTTCTGTCCAGCTTTCTTATCAGAAAAGATATTCATGCCTCTCTGTTTTTTCTAAAAAGGAAAGGGTAATGCTTATGTCTCCCACTAATCTAGGCTTTTTCACACGAGCATCCCAATGAAAAGAAGCAAAAAAATCACAATGAAAATCTCACAGCAAAGTTGTAGGAAGAGAGGAAATTAAGAGAGAGGTAGGAATGAAGTAAATGGGAGGAAGATGGTCAACAAAGTAATTCTACTAGTAGTGGTAGTGGTAGTGGTAGTTGTTGGGACCACATGATATAGTCGAGATAGTGTGAGATGGTGAATTATTTTATTGGTGAATTATTTcattaacaaataaaagttaGTATGATTATTTACCTAAGTAGgagcaaaataaccaaaatcCTTGGGTGGTCTTTAGTATGGGATACTCCATTGTTTTAACTGttatattttgatatttgtatttttaacaaaaatttaataattaaaacattCACTACTTAATaccaaggttttaaaaaacACTAGGCGCTAATTGGATGGTGAGCTAAGGCCTAACGCCTAGGGGGCTAGGCGACCGAggtgaatttaagtaaatttactatctatcatttaaattaattgaatttacaatattgtgtgtgtgtgtgtgtaaatgaattgaattaagggagcgttatatatattgacaaaaacttttaatatattttaaagaactccactagtttttaaacatgttaaggagagacaaaaacataaaaacaactaaaacccagcccaaaaacatggaaacaatGTTTTCAATTATCAGCCACACCCCTAAGGCTTTAGGGCTGTTAATAAAACTCAGCGCTCACAACTTCAACAACCCATCCTGGACTATTTCTGCAGAATCAGTTTGTATCATTTATTACTAGAATCAATTCAATCCatcatcgaccatttttgcagaatcagttcaatcattcatcgactatttttgcaaaatcaattcaatctgtcatcgaccatttttgcagaatcagttcaacccgtcgtCGACCATTTTTACAAAATCAGTTTAACCTCTTTTCGACcgtttttgcagaatcagttaaACCGGTCattgaccatttttgcataatcgATTCAACTTGTCATCCTTCAGCTCAACCCATCattgaccatttttgcataatcaattcAACATGTCCTTGACcgtttttgcataatcagttcaacTCATCCGCATTTCAACTCATCCTCTACCATTTTGGCTGAATTAGTTCAACCCGTCCTCAACcgtttttgcaaaatcagttcaatgCAGTTCAACCCATCCTCAACCATTTTTGTTGAATTAGTTTAACCTGTCCTCGACCattttttgtagaatcagttcaacgtttttgcaaaatcagttcatcCCATCATCGACAGTTTTtttagaatcagttcaacccgtcctcgatcgtttttgtagaatcaatatccatcttcgaccatttttgcagaattagttcaacTCGTATTCGATAAATGACAATGTTTACAAAATTTCACTAATTCATCTTTTGGTTTATTAAGTCGTGGGTGTGTTCGATAAATTTTACATTTGCAAAATCTAAttcttgtattatttttttccctttacaaattcgaatttttgatagatttttttttgttaacagAGGTTGAAATAAAACAATAGAATTTTGGGGGAGAGAAGCAAGGCAAAGGCTAGGTCTTCTAATTCagaatttgtttgatttgaaaCTCATCTTAAATTGGTCAATGGAAGGTTATTTGTGATAAATTGTGTTTGATTTGAATATCATATATTATAAAGTAGTAAGAACATCCTGCAATCCAATTTCAAGGCACATTGAACttgaaaagggaaaaaagaagGGAATTATACCTATctaacaaataattaaaactagATGGGAACTTTAATTGTCCAACTAGGAATGGGAATGAGATGATAAACTGGGTAGAGGTCGTAGATCCACAAgttcattcattcatttgaataattaaattgaataattaaacgGAACCACCaatgtggtctatacgacaggttaggtgtaaataaatacgctcaagtgctacgatcacgtgaaggctgtgcaaagtatcgcaagtcacctacgagtcggaacgacctaatgtggtttgtacgacaggctgtcacctgccttggatccaaagtgagcatgtggtgcgggaggtgaacgatcacatgaaggctaggccctgtcCTCGGGAGAAGCACGAAGATTGGGGTGCAGGATATAATTCACTAAAAACAACTCATCAAAATCATACACACTACTATCACAACCATCACAATCATCACTATATACTTACCTGAAGCTTACCTAAGTGTCCACAGTGTCGAGCGGTAATATGCACAGCTATATTAAAGCATACTCTAATATGTAATGCatatgacatggcatttaaaacgtaaaaaccatttaaacaaTTCTTGGGAAACATaaggtatatatatgtatatttatacatatatatatatataaccaaaagcccactcactggtatgtagtcAGGTCGTAACCCCCAAGTCTTGCCTGGCTGCGCTTGTCCTCTggaaacgtctcacctatatgtgaaacactTATTTTAACGTTTTAAGCACATAGCCATCACtttgtaataacttctcatacgttgctcaattggggtgtttgaatataccatcatGGCCTACTCAACACCATGAACATCTCCAtattttttgaataattttCCGACTTCCCACGCGCCCTCACGCGCTGGCCAAGGCACATTCCTAGCACGCTGATGGTAACCCTAAcaccgttagggaatattccgttaaatatacctaacgccgttaagaatattccatcaaagttTACGAAATATGCTCTGTCTTCTCCGGTGGTTCGCCGGGATCAGTCGTCGGCCACCGCTGCACTagccggtttctggaaaaactttgAATCTCAATATCTCCGTTGTTTCaacaccaaatttcatgaattgtatatcaaattgaagcccTGAACTAGAAAAACACGATCTCACCCATTTGGGGTCCTAAATTCGATGGAAAATGACCGGAAAAATCCTTGAAAAAACCGGCTACTCTTGCCAACCCACTACCGAGCTTATTTCAACGTCCAAACTTAACCAAAAGTAGTCTAAACCACTAGAGGAGTTGTAATAATACATTTCTAAGCCTCAATAGTAAGTAAAACCTCGACAATCACGTCGGGGAAACAAGGTAGCCCACCGGAGCTTCTAAGTTCTCAGGTTCTCGTGAACTATTCTTCGTCCCAGAGGTGTCACTCGACTCGTGGAGCCACAAAGAAGATGATAGTGACCTCCAATCACTCGATATGTGAGTGATTGATGGTGTTTGAAGGTTGGAGAACTCAGTTGTACGGACAAAAAGGAAATTtcgagagaaagaggagagagaggaaggtTGCATGTGTGAGTATGTGTGGCTCACGAGATTGGGCAATTTTAAATTGCCTCAAATCCTATTGGGCTACAAGCTTAGGCTAACCATTTGGTCTAAAAACAACCCTACAATTTTAATTGGACCCAAGAAAGTAGGAAGTGAAATAATTGGTCCATTTTCTTAGCCCACTTATACATTCACATCACAACGTTTCAAGGACAAACTCGTCATTTCCACGCTATCaagaataaaatatattataattcgggATGGGTCGTCATAGTGGGGTCCGTCTCAAGTTACTTAagtatttaacagaaaaattaacagaaaacatgaggtatgagattgtggttcgaTCCATAATCAAagtaattttgtgtaatttatttttataaatattatatgAGGTGGGAGTTTTAGGTTAATAGTTTGGTGGGAAATATGTGGGGCcttaaaagagaaaagaataggATAATATATTCAAAAGTtaagtgagaaaaaaaaagaaaaggaattgttattagcactccaaaaatctcattctacactccaaactttctatgtttggaaagaaaaatataattgtgaggagtgtagaatgagatttttggaatgccaataacacttccccaaaaaaattgaataacgAAAACATAAAGTCATCTAAAGAAGCAAGAGTAAAACGACGACGTCAAGCTGTTATATTAAACAGCCAAATTATTATCTTCTTCACGAGTTCGTGCCGTCGGCTTTGCATCTAAAAAGTTTTCAGATTCTAGCGAAGTCCTTCACATGGCCTTGTCCAGTCCCACCCAACCCACCTTTCCCCCTAGTCCTGCCTAGTCGTGCCTAACCCCACCCAAGCGCCCGCCGAATAAGCTATTCCGATTTCACAACCGATTCGAGATTAATCGCAGCGGCTGCCCACTGTCTAACGCTTAGGCGGCCGCCTAAGCCATCTTTTAGAACACTACTTAATATTATGATTTAAGTGGtattatttctctttacttgtaagtaaagagattttagattcttattaaaaacgaatttgaaccacattattatagcTAATCCATTATGATTTTTCGTCTACCCTTcactttaatgtagataatataattttctaaaaaaaacaattaaaatatcTAAAATATCGCATACTTCCAAGTACCATAAATTTTTCAAACAATTGGTaatggtaaaaaataaaaaataaaaaagaaaaatacagagAAGCTATAAATTAGAAATTGTTAAACAATTAGTAAGCGATATTGAGAGGGGGGCTGAAAGTGAAAGGACAAATATTTTCCGAAAAAAAGTGGAAGACTGACTTGATTTCCAATACTAGTTCCAAAGTGCAAGGAAAAactattttctaaaaaaaaaaattggaagactGTCTCTGATTTCCAATACTAGTTCAAAAGTGCAGGGACAACTTTTttctacaaaacaaaaaaaaaatggaagactAACTGAGAAATTTCCAAAAAGCTTCTCTGTTGGGACGTTGTTATCTTTCTTTACCTTTTCTCTCCTCACCAAAGTGATTGGATGCAAGACTTCTGACTTCTCTGCAAGTTCCCTGCTTTCTAATCAGAAAACATATTCATGtctctgttttattttattttatttatttttttatttttttgaagagGAAAATAATTATGTCACCCACTACGAAACTTCAATCTAGGTTTTCTCACACGAGCAGAAAAGGGGTAATCCAACACATAAGGCCATCTGGGCATTTGCACAATATTAGCccaaaaattcaacaaattagCTTCCAACTAAAAATCGTTTTGCAAATGGGCATATTTTGGGGGCTCAAAGCAGCACCAGATGGGCTAAAAAGTGTCAGAGCCCAGGTACTGTATCACGCTCCGACCCGAGATGATAATGTTTCTTACTCTCAAGCTAATCACATCACAATTATAGAAGTAGAAACTTCTATGATCAAGATGcgataaaattaaataaataaaataaaaatgaaatcgGAGCAttcattgaaaattaaaattctgAAGCGAAAGCTTagtgataataataatttaCATAAGGATTTACAGCTCAAAAGGCATACAACAAAGGTTCTTCATTCTTTTGGCTAGAACCTAACTATTACAGATGAACAGTCTAACAATAACTTTTAGTTTCCAACTGTTGCATCAAGACCTTAGGTTTGCGGCTCAATACCTGTAAGAACCATAAAGGGGTGAGGAAGACCACATCACAGAAGGGACATAACCTCATCATGAATAATTGATCAAACTAAACTAACTGACACATAATCATAGATTTCAAGCATAAGAAATTAGAAACAACGGTTCCATGATGAATGCATGAATGTTCCCTCATTCCCACCTCTATTGTCATTGATCCATACTCCAAAAACAGAGGTCTCACACGTCTTATATCAGGCTTTGGACTCGAGTATCTTGTTACATGAATTATCACCCATGATACACATTCGTTCACTTTCCATTGTtctttcaaatcaaaatgttcttCTCTCAGTCACCAAAGTCCCTCACATAATGATCGTCTTTACCGTCGATCATTTGTGCTTACCGAAAACCCTGGTCCTTATGAGAGTTGAATGAAGTTTTCCAATACATCATACCACTCCAAATTCATCACGACACAAGCCCATGTAACTCCCACGATCCATGCCTCTCATCATTGCAATGCATGAAATAAATTCCGTTTCATATATGCATGCCATAATTATTTGATCTATAAGAATAATGTCAACATATAACTCCATATAATCTCAAGCATATTATCCAGAAGAGTAATTGGCCGCACCAATCATTCTAATTACCAATTCTTACATACTAACAAGAACAAGTTACAGTTCACATAGCTTAATAAGGCCAAACATCCCCATTATTAAGTATAAACCGTTGTTAGCATTCAAGAATCACTGCCCCAAAACGAAGACCCTATAGAAGGTATAGTTCACTTCCTAGACTTAAAATTCAAAAGATTGCAGTGCTTTAAAGTGGTGGAACTAGAATCAGGATTCAGGTATGTAGGACAATAACTTTCCAAACATCAGGATATATTCAAAATCCAATCAGTTTTATGCTCATGGTGCACGGTCTGACTAGCTAAGCTATATGAGTTGATGTAAACATGCTAAAACGAAATCAGAAAAAACAGAAGAGAGGTGACAAAAAGTCTCTGTTCCTACCTGATTTTCTAAAGATGTGGTGATCGGATTGACTTTAAATTTGTATATGTTATCGTACTCGAACAGACGAACAAGATTCGTGAAGAATACTTTTCGATTTGAGTTACATAAGATGGATATATTGAATCATCAAGAGCAGAATAAATAGAATAGACATGTTCTCAAGAGCAGGATTCATGTCCCCTTCCTTGTACAGAACCTAAATAGGATTGACATGTTCTCAGCACGATTCCCTAACATGATGCAAATGATGTCTTCAGAAAATGAACCTTAAGATTAGGACTGACATGGGCAGCCCCCATGACGTTGCGAGTTTCCAAGGTGGCCACTTTCAGCATTAGGCAAGTTGACCAGATTGTTGATCAGGACCTGTAGCTCGTTCTCATAAACAGCAAAGCGCGTGCAGAAATGCTATTTTATTTGAAGACACTGAATATTCAATCAAGTACAGTTTATTTAAAGACACTGAATATTCAATGAAGTACATCTGACAAGAATTCAGATATGTCGCTGTCTCTACAGTCAATGGGGAAAGCTCCTGTGGTTCGAATATGGTCAAGAGTCCTCCATAGACCATGCTTCCGCACTGCTTGATTTCCTGTCCTGAATCCTCGCCCGGAAATTGTTGTATCTGTCTCAATTGAATGTTTAAAAAATTCACCAAGCTTCTTCTCTTCATTAGACATTGTCGAACTAGACCCAGAAGACGTCTGAGAGACCAGCCACATATGGGCCAACACTTGGCGGATACCAAATTCAACCTCCAGGCTCAGATTCCGATAACCATTAAACCCTAGCCATGCGGACATCATCATTGCAGCCAGAATTAACCCTGAAAGCAACCTAGGAAGGCCATACAGCATCTGAATTGATGTTATTCTACTGTGTCCTTTCAGCATCCTTAGAATACTAGTAACGATAGGTTCTGCCGAAGGGGAGAAAACTGCTTTAGTCTCTGACAGGTCGTGATGACCGAGCCTTTCTACCTCGGTGTCCTTGTTTAATGTCCGTCTCCCAACCAAGATTACTTGGATTTGCTGCTCAAATTTCATACCTAAATCTTCAAAGAAGGCTTGTACTTGAAGAAAAAGGGAATTGCACTTGTGATCATCCATAATTTCGGAGTCATTACACTCTGAGCATTGCTTCCGACCATCAGGAAGTAAAAAATATTTGGTCGCCCATGGCTCCATTCTTTGACAGCCACAACACCTAGGAGTTCCGTCGCGCTCATGAGAGGGGCAGTATTTTTGTAGCCAGAAAGGATGTTGCCTATACTCAATACGACCGTCTGATTTTCTAGTAGGGATAAAAGTCTTGCAAACATCACAGTTTGGATGGTGCTGCGCCTTATAGCAGGATATGTGGTAAGGGCTGTGACTGTCATCTCTAGGAGCAGAAAACTCAAGATCTGTAATTGGAAGATTACAAGTGATGCAAACAAAACATTCAGGATGCCAAAAAGCTCCAATGCATCCTAAATACCGCCCACGAATATTCCTGTTGCAGCCAGCACATACCCTGAATCCATCATTATTGCCACATGGTGGACAAGAATCCAAGTTCAAGCTTAGCTCCTCTAACAGACGTTCATCCCTTGTTGTAACGATGATTCTGCTACCCAGACCAAACCAGTTTTTATTTCCAGCCACTCTTGCTAGTTGGCCTAACTGATCCACACCATCAAGAACGAGAAGAacctttttattattaaaacatTTCTTTGTCATTACGGTACCAGCATAATCGTCCTCAACTTGTGTATTGGTTTTCAGAACAGAGGAAAGAAGCTGATTTTGCAGATGAAGGAGACCGTATGTTGCAGAAACCGTTCCAACATCAGCAAGAAAACAACTGACTTCAAAATAATGGGAAAATTCGTCATAAAATTGTCTAGCAGTGAGCGTCTTACCTATGCCGGCTTTCCCACATATGCCTATAAAACGAACATCGTTTGCTTCTAGATCCAAAAGCAAATGTAATTTTTTCAGTCTAAAATCAATTCCCGCCATCTTCTTTGCAGAACCTAACAATTTGAAAGTGGGATGCACTTTGTTACACACTATTTTGACAATCTCGTTGATAAGCTCAGTCTCATAACTGCGACACAGAAAATGAAGTAATCGTCAAACACTcgctttttttatttatttatttatttataatatgaatattataaataattgaAGTACAACAAATTTCCATTCGTTTATTCGTACCTATAGTCATCTGACTTCATCCCTGCTATAACGCTCACTTTCTGTAAAGCACGTCTCCATTCTTGCACCCTTCTCATGTCCTCGCTAATTCTTTCATGCTCGTCAAAGGCCGCTTCGAAAGTTCCTTTTTGCTCTCGAACAAGGGAGGGCTCTACACCATAGAATATTGGAATGATTGCATTCCTTACTTCCATGCATTTAAGTATATGTAAAAGTTCATTCAAACACCAAGTAGAAGAAGCATAGTTTGGTGACAGAACAATGATGGCAAACTGTGATTCTTCGACAGCAGTCGAGAGAGTTGAAGAAATATTGGTGCCTCTTTCAATTCCCGAATTGTCCCTGAAAGTCCTAATTGCTTGGAGGACCAGAGCGTTGTACAAATGATCTGTGAAAGTCTTGCGGGTGtctttgttgaataagaagagtatccaagataactctaatgatcccaagaagaagaaaatagaacacactcttaaagaaagctcacaaaacaaactaattagcaaagcttttcttatttagctctaggctttgtttttccttggatgatttacaatgcttgagaacttgggtatttatagcaaaccaaatgattaaactaagattatttattaccacacaaaacacattaattgcacctaataatttttattcaaccatacctaacattgcctaactttccttgcctaactttgacattgattttcaacactccccctcaatgtcagctctcattctttgcactgtgctgagcagacagcgaaaattttcgagcttgcctgtacttaaactttttgtgaacaagtccgcaacttgatcattcgtcttgacttgtctcatctcaatcttttcttgtagaaccttttctctgataaagtggtagtgcacttccacatgtttagttcttgcatgaaagactggattttccgccaagcgaattgccgattggttatcacagtacaatggtactggataatctactggttgatgtagatcactcatcaactgtaccagccatgcattctcttgagctgccattgctgctgctctatcctctgcttctgtggttgacaaagataccgttggctgtctcttgctacaccaagagatggttccaaaaccaagcttaaacacatacccagttgttgatctcctggtgtcatgatctcccgcatagtcagcatcacagtaaccaactaacttgcagtcttcacctttcttgtacaaaagaccatagtcaattgtactcttcacatatctcagtattcgtcgaactgcttccaagtgaggcttctttggattttgcatgtaccgactcatcacaccaactgcataagaaatgtcaggtcgagtcaaggttaagtagatcagactacctaccaattgtcgatacatcgtcgcatcttccaaatcttttccttcatgtgcactcattttgacatttggctccatcggcgtagagatcagcttgcattcgagcattccgaacctcttcaataagtctttggaatacttctgttgaca
This region includes:
- the LOC137727531 gene encoding protein DA1-related 1-like codes for the protein MEVRNAIIPIFYGVEPSLVREQKGTFEAAFDEHERISEDMRRVQEWRRALQKVSVIAGMKSDDYSYETELINEIVKIVCNKVHPTFKLLGSAKKMAGIDFRLKKLHLLLDLEANDVRFIGICGKAGIGKTLTARQFYDEFSHYFEVSCFLADVGTVSATYGLLHLQNQLLSSVLKTNTQVEDDYAGTVMTKKCFNNKKVLLVLDGVDQLGQLARVAGNKNWFGLGSRIIVTTRDERLLEELSLNLDSCPPCGNNDGFRVCAGCNRNIRGRYLGCIGAFWHPECFVCITCNLPITDLEFSAPRDDSHSPYHISCYKAQHHPNCDVCKTFIPTRKSDGRIEYRQHPFWLQKYCPSHERDGTPRCCGCQRMEPWATKYFLLPDGRKQCSECNDSEIMDDHKCNSLFLQVQAFFEDLGMKFEQQIQVILVGRRTLNKDTEVERLGHHDLSETKAVFSPSAEPIVTSILRMLKGHSRITSIQMLYGLPRLLSGLILAAMMMSAWLGFNGYRNLSLEVEFGIRQVLAHMWLVSQTSSGSSSTMSNEEKKLGEFFKHSIETDTTISGRGFRTGNQAVRKHGLWRTLDHIRTTGAFPIDCRDSDISEFLSDVLH